The following are encoded in a window of Mustela nigripes isolate SB6536 chromosome 1, MUSNIG.SB6536, whole genome shotgun sequence genomic DNA:
- the LOC132010607 gene encoding small ribosomal subunit protein eS24-like → MNDTVTIRTRKFMTNRLLQRKQMVIDVLHPGKATVPKTEIQEKLAKMYKTTPDVIFVFGFRTHFGGGKTTGFGMIYDSLDYAKKNEPKHRLARHGLYEKKKTSRKQRKERKNRMKKVRGTAKANVGAGKK, encoded by the coding sequence ATGAACGACACAGTAACTATCCGGACCAGGAAGTTCATGACCAACCGACTACTTCAGCGCAAACAAATGGTTATTGATGTCCTTCATCCTGGAAAGGCAACAGTACCTAAGACAGAAATTCAGGAAAAACTAGCCAAAATGTACAAGACCACACCAGATGTCATATTTGTATTTGGATTCAGAACCCATTTTGGTGGTGGCAAGACAACTGGCTTTGGCATGATTTATGATTCCTTggattatgcaaagaaaaatgaacccaaacaTAGACTTGCAAGACATGGTCtgtatgagaagaaaaagacctcAAGAAAACAGCGAAAAGAACgcaagaacagaatgaagaaagtcaGGGGGACTgcgaaagccaatgttggtgctGGCAAAAAGTGA